The following coding sequences lie in one Eschrichtius robustus isolate mEscRob2 chromosome 17, mEscRob2.pri, whole genome shotgun sequence genomic window:
- the FAM110B gene encoding protein FAM110B, with the protein MPTESLQTGSMVKPVSPAGTFTSAVPLRILNKGPDYFRRQAEPNPKRLSAVERLEADKAKYVKSQEVINAKQEPVKPAVLAKPPVCPGAKRALGSPTLKGFGGGAKSEGGAPRETLKLEILKNILNSSEGSSAGSGHKHGARNWPAPRADAPELHRHSFAESLRVRATPGRGSPQEGGSHVGRRPLEPAADAFLHVSHSSSDIRKVTGAKPLKAIPCSSSAPPLPPKPKVAAPAAVRSPEAEAAEPACGVGRRPSLQRSKSDLSDRYFRVDADVERFFNYCGLDPEELETLGMENFARANSDIISLNFRSASMISSDCEQSQDSNSDLRNDDSANDRVPYGISAIERNARIIKWLYSIKQARESQKVSHV; encoded by the coding sequence ATGCCCACGGAGAGCCTACAGACAGGTAGCATGGTGAAGCCGGTCAGCCCCGCCGGCACCTTCACGTCGGCCGTGCCCCTGCGCATCCTCAACAAGGGGCCCGACTACTTTCGCCGGCAGGCGGAGCCCAACCCCAAGCGCCTCAGCGCCGTGGAGCGGCTGGAGGCCGACAAGGCCAAGTACGTCAAGAGCCAGGAGGTCATCAACGCCAAGCAGGAGCCCGTGAAGCCGGCCGTGCTGGCCAAGCCCCCCGTGTGCCCGGGCGCCAAGCGCGCGCTCGGCAGCCCCACGCTCAAGGGCTTCGGCGGCGGCGCCAAGAGCGAGGGCGGCGCGCCGCGCGAGACCCTGAAGCTCGAGATCCTCAAGAACATCCTCAACAGCTCGGAGGGCTCGAGCGCGGGCTCGGGCCACAAGCACGGCGCGCGGAACTGGCCGGCGCCGCGCGCCGACGCGCCCGAGCTGCACCGGCACTCGTTCGCCGAGTCGCTGCGCGTGCGCGCCACGCCCGGCCGCGGCAGCCCGCAGGAGGGCGGCTCGCACGTGGGCCGGCGGCCGCTCGAGCCCGCCGCCGACGCCTTCCTGCACGTGTCGCACAGCTCCTCGGACATCCGCAAGGTGACGGGCGCCAAGCCCCTGAAGGCCATCCCCTGCAGCAGCTCCGCGCCGCCGCTGCCCCCCAAGCCCAAGGTCGCCGCCCCGGCCGCGGTCAGGTCCCCCGAGGCCGAGGCGGCCGAGCCGGCCTGCGGGGTGGGCCGGAGACCCTCGCTCCAGCGGTCCAAGTCGGACCTGAGCGACAGGTACTTCCGGGTGGACGCCGACGTGGAGCGCTTCTTCAACTACTGCGGACTGGACCCCGAGGAGCTGGAAACCCTGGGCATGGAGAACTTCGCCCGCGCCAACTCCGACATCATCTCCCTCAACTTCCGCAGCGCCAGCATGATCAGCTCAGACTGTGAACAGTCCCAGGACAGCAACAGTGACCTTAGAAACGATGACAGTGCCAATGACCGGGTGCCCTATGGCATCTCCGCGATCGAGAGAAACGCTCGCATCATCAAGTGGTTGTACAGCATCAAACAAGCCAGAGAGTCGCAGAAGGTGTCCCACGTGTAA